The following are encoded in a window of Prochlorococcus marinus CUG1417 genomic DNA:
- a CDS encoding ATP-dependent Clp protease ATP-binding subunit, protein MRETLTTSPELFSDISWNLLLLAEETAKKWDHSEFNIEHIIHTLFSSSEFFAFIEKLSIDQDTVLDITEDFLEETPINESDIFTIGEDLEILLDNANQIKSQWGSTFIEIPHLLIALGRDLRIGNYVFEEGNLSMEKLEEELKFFPNINQSKDSFNYEKVLEINNQSNFESNKETLVKAEKFKEAIVPLPKSKLQIETKKQFEKDENALSIYGKDLTESAKKGLLDPVLGRENEINNLMRVLCRRNKNNPILIGNPGVGKTSIAKLLAQLIVDKKVPDSLKDFKIISLDLGALVSGTKFRGQLEERLSLIMQELNNPSQGMILFIDEIHSILSSDRSSTDISNILKPLLAEGELRCIGTTTPEKFRETIEKDQALNNCFQKIAVNEPSVELSAKILQGIKKKYESHHGIKISQEAVIYSAKLADRYISDKCLPDKAIDLIDEAAAELKIESNKKPQIILQQENKLHTINEKLNNLQGENIEAQEKLLNMRQQSESKLNVLLDNWNNLREEMEQLSILMKEEDKLTKQIKDKSNGEIENDLDYLEKLEEELNEIENEIQKVEENFNKIKKNRNFPFKYQVEPDDIADVVSKITGIPISKVVSNERKKLVNLETELSEKVIGQEKAIEAVSAAIRRARVGMKSPKRPIGSFLFMGPTGVGKTELAKSLATALFDEEDALLRLDMSEYMEKNAVARLLGAPPGYVGYEEGGQLTEAVRRKPYSVILLDEIEKAHSEVFNILLQVLDEGRLTDSQGRTVDFKNTVIIMTSNLAGKSILEYSQKISKSEGKLEKDQQILDDSISNTLSSIFRPEFLNRIDEVVKFNPLSIDELQKIIILQTEDLKNLLLEQKINITIDKKVINKIANDSYEPEYGARPLSRELRRQIENPLAAKLLEDNFKNKKNITIKLNPAKKDEIVFKPS, encoded by the coding sequence ATGAGAGAAACACTTACAACTAGTCCCGAACTATTTAGCGATATCAGTTGGAATCTTCTTTTATTAGCGGAAGAAACAGCAAAAAAATGGGATCATAGCGAATTTAATATTGAACACATAATTCATACATTGTTCTCATCAAGTGAATTCTTTGCTTTCATTGAAAAATTATCAATCGACCAAGATACAGTTTTAGATATAACAGAAGATTTTTTAGAAGAGACTCCAATAAATGAGTCAGATATTTTTACTATCGGAGAAGATTTGGAAATTTTATTAGATAATGCGAATCAGATTAAAAGCCAATGGGGATCGACATTCATAGAAATCCCTCATTTACTAATTGCTCTTGGAAGAGATTTAAGAATTGGAAATTATGTTTTTGAAGAAGGCAACCTTTCGATGGAAAAATTAGAAGAAGAATTAAAGTTTTTCCCAAATATTAATCAATCAAAAGATTCTTTTAATTATGAGAAAGTACTTGAAATCAATAATCAATCTAATTTTGAATCAAACAAAGAGACTTTAGTTAAAGCAGAAAAATTTAAAGAAGCTATTGTTCCATTACCCAAAAGTAAACTTCAAATTGAAACCAAAAAACAATTTGAGAAAGATGAAAATGCTCTTTCAATTTATGGAAAAGATTTAACAGAATCAGCAAAAAAAGGCTTACTAGATCCCGTTTTAGGGAGAGAAAACGAAATCAATAATTTAATGAGGGTACTCTGCAGAAGAAACAAGAATAATCCTATACTTATCGGTAATCCTGGAGTTGGTAAAACCTCAATTGCAAAATTACTTGCGCAGTTAATTGTGGACAAAAAAGTTCCTGATTCTTTAAAAGACTTTAAAATTATTTCGCTTGACTTAGGTGCTTTAGTTTCTGGGACAAAATTTAGAGGCCAACTAGAAGAAAGGCTAAGCTTAATAATGCAGGAACTTAACAATCCAAGCCAAGGAATGATTCTATTTATTGATGAAATTCATTCAATATTAAGTTCTGACAGATCTTCTACAGACATTAGCAATATCTTAAAACCCTTACTGGCTGAGGGAGAACTTAGATGTATCGGCACAACAACACCTGAGAAATTTCGTGAAACTATTGAAAAAGATCAGGCATTAAATAATTGCTTTCAAAAGATAGCTGTTAATGAACCTTCAGTAGAATTAAGCGCAAAAATACTGCAAGGTATCAAAAAGAAATATGAATCACATCATGGCATAAAAATCTCTCAAGAAGCTGTAATCTATTCTGCAAAATTGGCCGACAGATACATCAGCGATAAATGTCTTCCTGATAAAGCAATAGATTTAATTGATGAAGCAGCTGCAGAGTTAAAAATCGAATCTAATAAAAAGCCTCAAATAATTCTCCAACAAGAAAACAAACTTCATACTATTAATGAAAAACTGAATAATTTGCAAGGAGAAAATATCGAAGCTCAAGAAAAATTATTGAATATGAGGCAACAATCAGAGTCAAAACTGAATGTTCTTTTGGACAATTGGAACAATTTGCGGGAAGAAATGGAGCAATTATCTATTTTAATGAAAGAAGAAGATAAGTTAACCAAACAAATCAAAGATAAATCAAATGGAGAAATTGAAAATGATCTGGATTATTTAGAAAAGCTTGAAGAAGAGTTAAATGAAATAGAGAATGAAATACAAAAAGTTGAAGAGAACTTTAATAAAATTAAGAAAAATAGAAATTTCCCTTTTAAATATCAAGTTGAACCTGATGATATTGCTGATGTTGTCTCAAAAATTACAGGTATTCCAATTTCAAAAGTAGTTTCAAATGAACGCAAGAAATTAGTCAATCTAGAAACAGAACTAAGTGAAAAAGTTATAGGACAAGAAAAAGCTATAGAAGCTGTTTCTGCTGCAATTAGAAGAGCTCGTGTTGGTATGAAAAGTCCTAAAAGACCTATCGGATCTTTTTTATTTATGGGTCCTACAGGTGTTGGAAAAACAGAATTAGCAAAATCTCTTGCAACAGCTTTATTTGATGAAGAAGACGCACTTTTAAGATTAGACATGAGTGAATATATGGAGAAAAATGCCGTAGCAAGACTTTTAGGAGCTCCTCCAGGATATGTTGGTTATGAAGAGGGAGGTCAATTAACTGAAGCTGTAAGACGTAAACCCTATTCAGTAATACTTCTTGATGAGATAGAAAAAGCACATTCAGAAGTTTTTAATATCCTTTTACAAGTCTTAGATGAAGGAAGATTAACGGACTCTCAGGGAAGGACCGTAGACTTCAAAAATACCGTAATCATTATGACAAGCAATTTAGCCGGTAAATCGATACTGGAGTATTCACAAAAGATTTCTAAAAGTGAGGGAAAGCTAGAAAAAGACCAACAAATCTTAGATGATTCAATTAGTAATACATTGTCTTCAATTTTTAGACCTGAATTTTTAAATAGAATTGACGAAGTAGTAAAGTTTAATCCATTATCTATTGATGAGCTTCAAAAAATAATAATTTTACAAACAGAAGATTTAAAAAACCTACTTCTTGAACAGAAAATAAATATCACTATTGACAAAAAAGTTATTAATAAAATTGCAAACGATTCTTACGAACCTGAATATGGTGCTAGGCCACTTAGCAGGGAACTTAGAAGACAAATAGAAAATCCCTTGGCTGCAAAACTTTTAGAGGATAACTTCAAAAACAAAAAAAATATAACAATTAAACTTAACCCTGCTAAAAAAGATGAGATCGTTTTCAAACCTAGCTGA
- the eno gene encoding phosphopyruvate hydratase, translating to MKETIDFLIDTIEARQVLDSRGNPTVEAEVFLECGASGRAIVPSGASTGAHEAHELRDGGSKYMGKGVLNAVNKIHETISPALCGLSALDQTAVDKLMIEIDGTPNKSNLGANSILAVSLASARASANALDVPLYRYLGDPLSNLLPVPLMNVINGGAHAPNSLDFQEFMLVPHGVNSFSESLRMGTEIFHSLKSLLDQKGLSTAVGDEGGFAPNLSSSEEAGDLLLEAIQKAGFKPGEQVSLALDAASTEFYSDGIYKYEGKSLNSSEMISYLSRLVSNYPIVSIEDGLAEDDWEGWSELNKELGNKVQLVGDDLFVTNTERLRKGIMEKSANSILIKVNQIGTLTETLEAIELAKMSGFTSVISHRSGETEDTTIADLSVATRSGQIKTGSLSRSERIAKYNRLLKIEEELGNQARFAGALGLGPKNI from the coding sequence GTGAAAGAAACTATTGATTTTCTTATTGATACTATTGAAGCAAGGCAAGTCCTTGATTCAAGAGGCAATCCAACTGTAGAAGCAGAAGTATTTTTGGAATGTGGTGCAAGTGGTAGAGCAATTGTTCCCAGCGGAGCTAGCACTGGTGCCCATGAGGCACATGAATTAAGGGATGGTGGTTCAAAATATATGGGGAAGGGTGTTTTAAATGCTGTTAATAAAATTCATGAAACAATATCCCCGGCTTTATGTGGTTTGTCAGCTTTAGATCAAACTGCAGTAGATAAATTAATGATTGAAATTGATGGAACTCCTAATAAATCTAACCTTGGAGCAAATTCAATCCTTGCTGTAAGTCTTGCAAGTGCCAGAGCATCAGCAAATGCTTTAGACGTTCCACTGTATAGGTATCTTGGAGATCCATTATCCAATCTCCTTCCTGTCCCATTAATGAATGTAATAAATGGTGGTGCTCATGCACCAAATAGTCTTGATTTTCAGGAATTTATGCTTGTCCCACATGGAGTTAATAGTTTCAGTGAATCATTAAGAATGGGGACTGAAATTTTTCACTCATTAAAATCATTACTTGATCAAAAAGGTCTATCTACTGCTGTAGGAGATGAGGGTGGATTTGCACCTAATTTGTCATCAAGCGAAGAAGCAGGGGACTTATTGTTAGAAGCAATTCAAAAAGCCGGATTTAAGCCTGGTGAGCAGGTATCTTTAGCTTTAGATGCTGCTAGTACTGAATTTTATAGTGATGGTATTTATAAATATGAAGGTAAAAGTTTAAATAGTTCTGAAATGATTTCATATCTTTCAAGATTAGTTTCTAATTATCCAATAGTTTCAATAGAGGACGGTTTAGCTGAGGATGATTGGGAGGGTTGGTCAGAATTAAACAAAGAATTAGGAAATAAAGTTCAGCTTGTTGGTGATGATTTATTTGTTACTAATACAGAAAGATTAAGGAAAGGGATTATGGAAAAGTCTGCCAATTCAATCCTAATAAAGGTAAATCAAATTGGAACATTAACTGAAACTTTGGAAGCTATTGAGTTAGCTAAAATGTCTGGTTTTACCAGTGTTATTAGTCATAGAAGTGGTGAGACTGAAGATACAACAATTGCAGATTTATCTGTCGCCACAAGATCGGGTCAGATCAAGACAGGCTCTTTGAGCAGAAGTGAAAGGATTGCGAAATACAATAGGCTTTTGAAAATTGAGGAGGAATTGGGAAATCAAGCAAGATTCGCTGGAGCTTTAGGTTTAGGTCCCAAAAATATATAG